In the Penaeus chinensis breed Huanghai No. 1 chromosome 31, ASM1920278v2, whole genome shotgun sequence genome, one interval contains:
- the LOC125041953 gene encoding uncharacterized protein LOC125041953, with amino-acid sequence MQPPPRPNMLLLAMTLATLALIPGSLAVPARERPLKPCPDGFQALVVDGKQDCVCADYHVYWPHTGLCYPEFTRGPCGRGQQLAANDTGHAECRCPGFWARYKDGACYQEYTQGPCQVGELFMGRTAGGEGFCSCSSEMVMHYFRTDGRCYPLYEQGPCPKGHLLKFDYRTLEPVCECRDGFMLEGDGVCYELNTAGLCDQTKCQDGGINCYVRNLDTLKTECTCLPGNVTTADGHCFQPYSRGPCPLGNWLVFSEPGVAVCERKTQCARFDNWFFWTPDQRCYRQYSRGPCPEGQLFYLDLNTGVSGCHCRRDWTPYYWHEDGQCYEQHSVGPCPAGMYFSFNQTSGQTECNCFTSHVLHEESQTCYERLTRGPCPEGQLVTEDAATRRMTCDCHAGMSTHYWSRDARCYQHFLQGPCAAGQTFRLDPVAGTPACITWG; translated from the exons CTCAAACCCTGTCCCGATGGCTTCCAAGCGCTGGTAGTGGACGGCAAGCAGGACTGTGTGTGCGCCGACTACCACGTGTACTGGCCCCACACCGGTCTCTGCTACCCGGAGTTCACGCGGGGGCCTTGCGGTCGGGGCCAACAGCTGGCGGCTAATGACACGGGCCATGCTGAGTGCAG GTGCCCCGGCTTCTGGGCGCGGTACAAGGACGGCGCCTGCTACCAGGAGTACACGCAGGGCCCGTGCCAGGTGGGCGAGCTGTTCATGGGGCGCACGGCGGGCGGTGAGGGCTTCTGCTCCTGCTCGTCCGAGATGGTCATGCACTACTTCCGCACCGACGGCCGCTGCTACCCGCTGTACGAGCAGGGCCCCTGCCCCAAGGGCCACCTGCTCAAGTTCGACTACCGCACGCTGGAGCCCGTGTGCGAGTGCCGCGACGGCTTCATGCTCGAGGGCGACGGCGTGTGCTACGAGCTGAACACGGCCGGCCTCTGCGACCAGACCAAGTGCCAGGACGGCGGCATCAACTGCTACGTGCGCAACCTGGACACGCTCAAGACCGAGTGCACGTGCCTGCCCGGCAACGTCACCACGGCCGATGGCCACTGCTTCCAGCCGTACTCGCGCGGCCCGTGCCCGCTCGGCAACTGGCTGGTGTTCTCGGAGCCCGGCGTGGCCGTGTGCGAGCGCAAGACGCAGTGCGCCCGCTTCGACAACTGGTTCTTCTGGACGCCCGACCAGCGCTGCTACCGCCAGTACTCGCGCGGCCCCTGCCCCGAGGGCCAGCTCTTCTACCTGGACCTCAACACCGGCGTGTCCGGCTGCCACTGCCGCCGCGACTGGACGCCCTACTACTGGCACGAGGACGGCCAGTGCTACGAGCAGCACTCCGTGGGCCCCTGCCCCGCTGGCATGTACTTCAGCTTCAACCAGACGTCCGGCCAGACCGAGTGCAACTGCTTCACCTCGCACGTGCTGCACGAGGAGTCCCAGACGTGCTACGAGCGCCTGACCCGCGGCCCGTGCCCCGAGGGCCAGCTGGTGACGGAGGACGCCGCCACGCGCCGCATGACCTGCGACTGCCACGCCGGCATGAGCACCCACTACTGGAGCCGCGACGCCCGCTGCTACCAGCACTTCCTGCAGGGGCCGTGCGCCGCGGGCCAGACCTTCCGGCTGGACCCCGTGGCAGGCACCCCGGCCTGCATCACCTGGGGCTGA